In Cupriavidus basilensis, the following proteins share a genomic window:
- the msuE gene encoding FMN reductase, which produces MATPLKVVAVNGSAQQPSRTLALVQALLTELDSRLHLQSHIVNLGDIARPLGAALSRAELPAEIENQLVAIESADLLVVAAPVYRGSYPGHFKHLFDLVGQQALVDKPVLLGATGGSDRHALVLEHQLRPLFGFLQALTLPIGVYGSPGDFHNYQVSSAALAERIRLAADRCAPLFEASRKLPLQRAA; this is translated from the coding sequence ATGGCTACACCGCTGAAAGTGGTCGCCGTCAACGGCAGCGCGCAGCAGCCCTCGCGCACGCTCGCGCTCGTGCAGGCACTGCTCACGGAGCTGGATAGCCGGCTGCATTTGCAAAGCCATATCGTCAATCTCGGCGACATCGCGCGTCCGCTGGGCGCGGCGCTGTCGCGCGCGGAGCTGCCGGCCGAGATTGAAAACCAGCTGGTCGCCATCGAGTCCGCGGACCTGCTGGTGGTGGCCGCGCCGGTGTATCGCGGTTCTTATCCCGGCCACTTCAAGCACCTTTTCGACCTGGTGGGGCAGCAAGCGCTGGTGGACAAGCCGGTGCTGCTGGGGGCGACGGGCGGCAGCGACCGCCACGCGCTGGTGCTGGAGCATCAGTTGCGGCCGCTGTTCGGCTTCCTGCAGGCGCTCACGCTGCCCATCGGCGTGTATGGCAGCCCGGGGGATTTCCACAATTACCAGGTCAGCAGCGCCGCGCTGGCCGAACGCATCCGCCTGGCCGCGGATCGTTGCGCGCCGCTGTTCGAGGCCAGCCGCAAATTGCCGCTGCAGCGCGCGGCTTGA